The segment GGTCCGCGAGAGCGAGCTGCCCCGGCTGGAACCCCGCGGGAGTACCGCCCCGCCCCCGGCCGCATACTGAAATCCGGCCCCTCTCCAGGAGTTCAGGAGCGCCCCCGTGACCACCCCCACCTCAGCCTTCCCCCTGCCGCGCGCGGCCGCGGCGGCGTCCGCCGCGGCCGAAGCCACCGGTCCGACCGTGGCCGTCGACATCGGGGGGACGAAGATCGCCGGGGCGCTGGTCCACCCCGACGGCACGATGACCGCGGCCACCCGCCGCCCGACCCCGCGCGGGACGGACCCGGAGGCGGTCATGGCGGCGGTCACCGAGGTGGTCGCGGACCTGTCCGCGGACCCGCTGTGGGAGCGGGCCGTCCGCTGCGGCATCGGCAGCGCGGGCCCGGTCGACACCTCGCGGGGCACCGTCAGCCCGGTCAACATCGAGGCCTGGCGCGGTTTCCCCGTCCAGGAGCGGGTCGCCGCCGAACTGGGCGCCCGCGGGGCCCGGATCCCGGTCGTTTTGGCCGGCGACGGGGTGGCCATGACGGCGGCGGAGCACTGGCTCGGCGCCGCCCGGGGGCATGCGAACGCCCTGTGCATGGTGGTCTCCACCGGGGTCGGGGGCGGGCTGATCCTCGACAACCAGCTCCACGCCGGACCCACCGGCAACGCCGGCCACATCGGCCACATCAGCGTCGCGTTCGACGGCGAGCCGTGCGTCTGCGGCGGGCGCGGCTGCGTCGAATCCCTCGCCTCCGGCACCGCCATCGCCCGCTGGGCCCTCGACCAGGGCTGGACCGGCCCCGACCCGACGGCTGCGGGCGTGGCCGCCTCCGCCGCGGCGGGCGACCCGGTCGCACTGGCCGCCTTCGACCGCGCCGGGCGCGCCCTGGCCGCCGCCATCGCGGCCACCGCCACCCTGGTCGAGACCGACATCGCGGTGATCGGCGGCGGGGTCGCCGCCAGCGGGGACACCCTCTTCGGGCCGGTCCGGCGCCACCTGGCCTCGTACGCCACCCTGTCCTTCGTCGCGGACCTCCGGGTCGTCCCCGCCGCCCTCGGCACCGACGCCGGGCTCATCGGGGCGGCGGCCGCCGCGAGGATGCTGGCGCCGGCCGGCTGACGGGGCGGGGGCTACGGCTTGACGGAGCGGTAGTACCGCCGCGCCCCCTCGTGGAGGTCCAGCGGGTCGGTGTAGATCGCCGTCCGCAGGTCCACCAGCTGCGCCGCGTGCACCTCGTGCCCGATCCGGTCCCGGCTCTGGATCACCGTCTGGGTGAACTGCTCCGTCAGCCGGGCGTTCGTGCCCTCCTTGGTGACCAGCAGGTTCGGGACGGCCAGCGTGGCCACCGAAGAGGTGTTGCGGGCCCGCGCGTACGCGTCCTGCGGCATCACCGCCGCGCGGTAGTACCGCGCCGGGCTGCCGCTCGCCTGGAGCTGCTCCACGAGGTCGCCCAGCTGGACGAGCCGGATGTCGAAACGCTCCGACAGCTCGCGCACCGCGTTCGTCGGCAGGCCGCCCGACCAGAAGAAGGCGTCGATCCGCCCTGCCTGCAGTTCCGCCGGCATGGTGTCGATGCCGATCGCTACGGGGGTGATGTCGTGGAGCGGGTCCAGCTTGGCCGCCCGCAGCAGCCGGTCCGCGATCAGCCGGACCCCGGAGCCGTCCTGCCCGACCGCGACACGCTTTCCCCGCAGGTCGCGGGCCGACTGCACCGGCGACCCGGCGGGCACCACCAGCTGGACGTAGTCGTCGTACAGCCGGGCGCAGCCGCGCAGCTGCTCCGCGCCCGGCTTGCCGTCGGCCCGGTACTGGCCGACCGCGTCGGCCGTCGCGATGGTGAAGTCCGCCTCGCCGGACGCCACCCGCTGGAGGTTCTGCTGCGAGCCCTCACTGGTCTCCAGCCGCACCTTGACCCCGGGCATGTCCTGCGCGAGCGCCTGCTCCAGCAGCTGCCCGTAGCGGTGGTAGACGCCGGTGCGGACACCCGTGCTGAAGGTGAGCTTCCCGGTGAGCGCGGGCTCCCCGAAGGGGCGCAGCCACCACAGCAGCACCCCGAGCACGGCCAGCACGGCAACCAGCCCCACGAGGAGGCGGCGCGCGCTGACACGGGGTGGTACGAGGGGCATGCCCGCGATCCTCCCACCCGCCCCACCGTCCTGTCACGACGCGCCCCCACCCCGCCCCACCGCACCCCCGCCCAGGGCGCCCGGCCCCGCCCCGCCCCACCGCACCCCGACCAGGCCGCCCGGCCCCGCCCCGCCCCATCGCACCCCGACCAGGCCGCCCGGCCCCCGCCTCCGAGGCGCCGGGGCCCCCCTGGCCCGGGTCCGCTCCCGGGCCCGGGCTCTCGGCCCCCGCCTCCGAGGCGCCGGGGCCGGCGGAGTCGGTGGGCGTCGGGCCTACCCGCGAGGGCCCGGTTCCGGGGGCAGGGCCGTCCGGAGGCGGGCCAGCAGGGCGCGGGCCGCCGGGCCGGACGGGCCGTCGATGCGCCAGGCCAGCGCCACCCGGCCGCTCAGCTCCGGCTCCGTGATCCGCAGCACCCGCACCCCAGGGCCCGCCTGCGCGTGCGCCCCGTCCGGGATCACCGCCACACCCAGCCCCCGCGCCGCCAGCCGGGCCAGTACCGCGGGCGCGGCCGCCTCGAAGTCCACCCGGGGCGTGAAACCCGCCTCCGCACAGGCCCGCTCCAGCACCCCGCGCATCCCCGTCCCGCGCGGCAGGCCGATCAGCGGCCGCCCCCGCAGCGCGGCCAGCGGAATCGTTCCGTCCACGGCCTCCCCGACGAGGGGGTCACCGGCCCGTACCGCCGCCACCAGCGGCTCGTCGAGCAGGAGCCGCGCGGTGATCCCCTGCGGCGGCTCCCCGGCCAGCCCGACCACCGCAAGGTCCAGCCGCCCCTCCCGCAGCGCGCCCAGCATCCGCTCCGAGGTGTCCTCGGTCAGCGACATCTCCACCCGCGGGTACGCGTCGTGGAAGTCGCCGAGCAGTGCCACCAGGTCCAACGAGCCCATCGCCGCCCCGGCCGCCCCCGGTATCAGCCCCAGCGCCACCCGGCCCCGCAGCAGCCCGGAGAACTCGTCGGCCGTCCGCCGGACCCCCTCCACCGCCGCCAGCGCCGCCCGCGCGTGGACCAGTACCGCCTCGCCCGCCTCCGTCGGCGTCACCCGCCGCCCCGACCGGTCCAGCAGCCGCTGCCCCAGCTCCCGCTCCAGCTGCCCGACCTGCGCGCTCACCCCCGGCTGGGACACGTGCAGCCGCCCCGCGGCCCGGGTGAAGCCGCCCTCCTCCACGACCGCCACGAAGTACCTCAGCTGAGCAAGTTCCATGACCGGTGATGCTAGAGCGCGGGGCCGCCCCGCTCCCGGCCTCCCGTACGGGGGACGGGGGGCTCCCCGGCACCGCCTACCCTTGTTCCATGACCAGCAGCAGCGACCGGAGCCCGGCAGTGGTGGACCCCAAGGGAACTTACGAGGTGCGCACCTACGGGTGCCAGATGAACGTGCACGACTCCGAGCGACTCTCCGGTCTGCTGGAGGACGCCGGCTACGTCCGGGCCCCCGAGGGCTCCGACGGGGACGCCGACGTGGTCGTCTTCAACACCTGCGCGGTGCGCGAGAACGCCGACAACAAGCTCTACGGCAACCTCGGCCGGCTCGCCCCGATGAAGACCAAGCGCCCCGGCATGCAGATCGCCGTCGGCGGCTGCCTCGCCCAGAAGGACCGCGACACCATCGTCAAGAAGGCCCCCTGGGTCGACGTGGTCTTCGGCACGCACAACATCGGCAAGCTGCCCGTCCTCCTTGAGCGCGCCCGCGTCCAGGAGGAGGCCCAGATCGAGATCGCCGAGTCGCTGGAGGCCTTCCCCTCCACCCTGCCGACCCGCCGCGAGTCCGCGTACGCCGCCTGGGTCTCCATCTCCGTCGGCTGCAACAACACCTGCACCTTCTGCATCGTCCCGGCGCTGCGCGGCAAGGAGGAGGACCGCCGTCCCGGCGACATCCTCGCCGAGGTGGAGGCTCTGGTCGCCGAGGGCGTCTCGGAGATCACCCTGCTCGGCCAGAACGTCAACGCCTACGGCAGCGACCTCGGCGACCGCGAGGCCTTCAGCAAGCTGCTGCGCGCCTGCGGGCAGATCG is part of the Streptomyces katrae genome and harbors:
- a CDS encoding TAXI family TRAP transporter solute-binding subunit; translated protein: MPLVPPRVSARRLLVGLVAVLAVLGVLLWWLRPFGEPALTGKLTFSTGVRTGVYHRYGQLLEQALAQDMPGVKVRLETSEGSQQNLQRVASGEADFTIATADAVGQYRADGKPGAEQLRGCARLYDDYVQLVVPAGSPVQSARDLRGKRVAVGQDGSGVRLIADRLLRAAKLDPLHDITPVAIGIDTMPAELQAGRIDAFFWSGGLPTNAVRELSERFDIRLVQLGDLVEQLQASGSPARYYRAAVMPQDAYARARNTSSVATLAVPNLLVTKEGTNARLTEQFTQTVIQSRDRIGHEVHAAQLVDLRTAIYTDPLDLHEGARRYYRSVKP
- a CDS encoding ROK family protein, with protein sequence MPRAAAAASAAAEATGPTVAVDIGGTKIAGALVHPDGTMTAATRRPTPRGTDPEAVMAAVTEVVADLSADPLWERAVRCGIGSAGPVDTSRGTVSPVNIEAWRGFPVQERVAAELGARGARIPVVLAGDGVAMTAAEHWLGAARGHANALCMVVSTGVGGGLILDNQLHAGPTGNAGHIGHISVAFDGEPCVCGGRGCVESLASGTAIARWALDQGWTGPDPTAAGVAASAAAGDPVALAAFDRAGRALAAAIAATATLVETDIAVIGGGVAASGDTLFGPVRRHLASYATLSFVADLRVVPAALGTDAGLIGAAAAARMLAPAG
- a CDS encoding LysR family transcriptional regulator, whose protein sequence is MELAQLRYFVAVVEEGGFTRAAGRLHVSQPGVSAQVGQLERELGQRLLDRSGRRVTPTEAGEAVLVHARAALAAVEGVRRTADEFSGLLRGRVALGLIPGAAGAAMGSLDLVALLGDFHDAYPRVEMSLTEDTSERMLGALREGRLDLAVVGLAGEPPQGITARLLLDEPLVAAVRAGDPLVGEAVDGTIPLAALRGRPLIGLPRGTGMRGVLERACAEAGFTPRVDFEAAAPAVLARLAARGLGVAVIPDGAHAQAGPGVRVLRITEPELSGRVALAWRIDGPSGPAARALLARLRTALPPEPGPRG